One genomic window of Deinococcus aetherius includes the following:
- a CDS encoding carbohydrate ABC transporter permease — protein sequence MTTTVPRAARTASSSVRLARLWGGVVTALTVLLAALWVFPLYWAAITSLKADNDTIANPPTFWPKPFDFSSYTYILQNSPLVRWYANSILTSLAITVLVLLLSLLCAYALSQIDFRGRKWLYVLVLVGFMIPFQASLIPLFILINKMGLVNNFAGLILPQLAAPLAVVIYKQFFDQIPHELGDAARIDGAGEWRVLFSIFLPLNWSITVALAIVTFIAAWNNFLWPFIVLNDPPKLTIPVGITQVQSAYGVAYAKTMATAVTAALPTVIAYLIFQRRVTEGVMATAGLK from the coding sequence ATGACGACCACCGTTCCACGCGCCGCGCGCACCGCCTCGTCCTCCGTCCGGCTGGCCCGGCTGTGGGGCGGGGTCGTGACCGCGCTCACCGTCCTGCTGGCCGCGCTGTGGGTCTTCCCGCTGTACTGGGCGGCCATCACGTCTCTGAAAGCCGACAACGACACCATCGCCAACCCGCCGACCTTCTGGCCGAAGCCCTTCGATTTCAGCAGCTACACCTATATCCTCCAGAACAGCCCGCTGGTGCGCTGGTACGCCAACTCCATCCTGACCTCGCTGGCGATCACGGTGCTCGTGCTGCTGCTCTCGCTGCTGTGCGCCTACGCCCTCTCGCAGATCGACTTCCGGGGGAGGAAGTGGCTGTACGTGCTGGTGCTGGTGGGGTTCATGATTCCCTTCCAGGCGAGCCTGATTCCGCTGTTCATCCTGATCAACAAGATGGGGCTAGTAAACAACTTCGCTGGGCTGATCCTGCCGCAGCTCGCCGCCCCCCTCGCGGTGGTGATCTACAAGCAGTTCTTCGACCAGATTCCCCACGAACTCGGCGACGCCGCGCGCATCGACGGGGCGGGCGAGTGGCGGGTGCTGTTCAGCATCTTCCTGCCGTTGAACTGGAGCATTACCGTGGCGCTCGCCATCGTGACCTTTATCGCGGCCTGGAACAACTTCCTGTGGCCCTTCATCGTGCTGAACGACCCGCCTAAACTCACCATCCCGGTCGGCATCACCCAGGTGCAGTCGGCCTACGGGGTGGCCTACGCCAAGACGATGGCGACGGCCGTCACAGCGGCCCTGCCCACCGTGATCGCCTACCTGATCTTCCAGCGCCGGGTAACCGAGGGAGTCATGGCGACCGCCGGACTGAAGTAA
- a CDS encoding carbohydrate ABC transporter permease, whose translation MLETVSKPGRLASQEKQVQLRRRGVTALLMVAPFVLLYLVFLIYPSLRVLQLSLTNADLTGQGEYVGLSNYARLLREPTFWTALLNTLYFILLTVVPNTLVGLGLALLVTRLNRLKGLVLACFFLPYVLPVSVVTNIWNWVLDSNFGIVNTMTHSTVAWFQDPVWAMPAVAFVTIWWTVGFNILLFIAGLQNIPPEIYEAAALDGASGFRLFRSITWPNLWPVTSLVLLLQLIAQFKIFDQVYLLTAGGPFDKTLVLLLYSYREGFQQQHGGYASTIGVVLMVVILAASLLQSRVLGRGERA comes from the coding sequence ATGCTCGAAACCGTTTCCAAACCGGGGCGTCTGGCTAGCCAGGAAAAGCAGGTCCAGCTCCGCAGGCGGGGCGTCACGGCCCTCCTGATGGTCGCGCCGTTCGTCCTGCTCTACCTGGTGTTCCTGATCTACCCCTCCCTGCGGGTGTTGCAACTGAGCCTCACCAACGCCGACCTCACCGGGCAGGGGGAGTACGTGGGGCTGAGCAACTACGCGCGGCTGTTGCGCGAGCCCACCTTCTGGACGGCGCTCCTGAACACGCTGTACTTCATCCTGCTGACGGTCGTGCCCAACACGCTCGTCGGTTTGGGGCTGGCCCTGCTGGTGACGAGATTGAACCGGCTCAAGGGGCTGGTGCTCGCCTGCTTCTTCCTGCCCTACGTTCTGCCGGTCAGCGTGGTCACCAACATCTGGAACTGGGTGCTGGACTCGAACTTCGGGATCGTGAACACCATGACCCACAGCACCGTCGCGTGGTTCCAGGACCCGGTGTGGGCCATGCCCGCCGTCGCGTTCGTGACGATCTGGTGGACGGTGGGCTTCAACATCCTGCTGTTCATCGCCGGGCTTCAGAACATCCCCCCGGAGATCTACGAGGCCGCCGCGCTCGACGGGGCGTCGGGCTTCCGGCTGTTCCGCTCGATCACCTGGCCCAACCTCTGGCCGGTGACCAGCCTCGTGCTGCTGCTGCAACTCATCGCCCAGTTCAAGATCTTCGATCAGGTCTACCTGCTCACGGCGGGCGGCCCCTTCGACAAGACGCTCGTGCTGCTCCTGTACTCCTACCGCGAGGGCTTCCAGCAGCAGCACGGCGGCTACGCCTCGACCATCGGCGTGGTGCTGATGGTGGTCATCCTGGCCGCCTCGCTGCTCCAGTCGAGGGTGCTGGGCCGGGGAGAACGCGCATGA
- a CDS encoding type 2 periplasmic-binding domain-containing protein has translation MANGNWEVPTLVDAKAKGTLKFDYGVVSFPKLYANQKTWADSHMLAIPANAKGQLSPEKLKAVMTFVGYVQKQGGLTWAGGGHIPAYLPTQSSAAFKALQPNVQYSATSARDATLEPTLPIFGVGGPVYDAVGNNFTPVLLGQISVDQAMSKFKTALQNFNK, from the coding sequence ATGGCGAATGGCAACTGGGAGGTGCCCACCCTGGTGGACGCCAAGGCCAAGGGCACCCTCAAGTTCGACTACGGCGTGGTGAGCTTCCCCAAGCTGTACGCCAACCAGAAGACCTGGGCTGACTCGCACATGCTGGCGATCCCCGCCAACGCCAAGGGCCAGCTCAGCCCGGAGAAACTCAAGGCCGTGATGACCTTTGTCGGGTACGTGCAGAAGCAGGGCGGCCTGACCTGGGCAGGTGGCGGTCACATCCCCGCTTACCTGCCCACCCAAAGCAGCGCGGCCTTCAAGGCCCTCCAGCCCAACGTGCAGTACAGCGCGACCTCGGCCAGGGACGCGACCCTGGAGCCCACCCTGCCCATCTTCGGTGTGGGCGGCCCGGTGTACGACGCGGTCGGCAACAACTTCACGCCCGTGCTGCTGGGGCAGATCAGCGTTGACCAGGCCATGAGTAAGTTCAAAACGGCCCTCCAGAACTTCAACAAGTAA
- a CDS encoding extracellular solute-binding protein has translation MRHRMITLGLTVSAALASAAHAQTKIVFWDFFGGGDGARMKQIVDTFNSSQKDIVVQRTTQTWGNPFYTKVHTGVVSGQVPDVMTYHLSHLPAGLQGKDLRPLTAAELAQGGLKPADFQANLVNTMTGDAKVQSGQAGWYAVPLDTHTFVLYLNKDLLKKAGVLGANGQLTGVNSVAGMTAMLRQIKAKTGVTPLGLSTNQDPANVWRLWYTLFLQQGGTLVRNGKLDLTDLDTKGKVALQVMADWAKEGLIPKNTQYRRTWPCSPPDAPRSWRMATGRCPPWWTPRPRAPSSSTTAW, from the coding sequence ATGCGTCACAGGATGATCACCCTCGGCCTCACGGTGTCCGCTGCTCTCGCCAGCGCCGCCCACGCGCAGACCAAGATCGTGTTCTGGGACTTCTTCGGGGGCGGCGACGGCGCCCGCATGAAGCAGATCGTGGACACCTTCAACAGCTCGCAGAAGGACATCGTGGTGCAGCGCACGACGCAGACGTGGGGGAATCCCTTCTACACCAAGGTGCATACCGGTGTAGTCTCCGGCCAGGTGCCCGACGTGATGACCTATCACCTGTCGCACCTGCCTGCGGGCCTGCAAGGCAAGGACCTGCGTCCCCTCACGGCGGCTGAGCTGGCTCAGGGAGGCCTGAAGCCCGCCGACTTCCAGGCGAACCTGGTGAACACCATGACCGGGGACGCCAAGGTGCAGTCCGGGCAGGCGGGCTGGTACGCGGTCCCGCTCGACACGCACACCTTCGTGCTGTACCTCAACAAGGACCTGCTGAAGAAGGCGGGTGTGCTGGGCGCCAATGGTCAGCTCACGGGCGTGAACAGCGTCGCGGGCATGACGGCCATGCTGCGCCAGATCAAGGCCAAAACCGGCGTGACACCCCTGGGCCTGAGCACCAACCAAGACCCCGCCAACGTCTGGCGGCTGTGGTACACCCTGTTCCTGCAACAGGGCGGGACGCTGGTGCGGAACGGCAAGCTCGACCTGACGGACCTCGACACCAAGGGCAAGGTGGCCCTTCAGGTCATGGCGGACTGGGCCAAGGAGGGCCTGATCCCCAAGAACACCCAGTACCGGCGAACGTGGCCCTGTTCACCTCCGGACGCACCGCGATCATGGCGAATGGCAACTGGGAGGTGCCCACCCTGGTGGACGCCAAGGCCAAGGGCACCCTCAAGTTCGACTACGGCGTGGTGA
- a CDS encoding alpha-N-arabinofuranosidase: protein MDQNRATVSLNTQRTIAEISPLIFGGFAEHMGRCIYEGIYDPGSPLADENGIRQDVVAALRETNYRIMRYPGGNFVSGYRWTDGIGPKEQRPRRRALAWRSIETNQFGPHEFMEFAREIGTEPMWAVNLGTGTIQEAADLVEYLNLPTGTLYSDLRAKNGHPEPYGVKYWCLGNEMDGPWQIGQMDAATYAEKAVQAAKLMRWMDPTIQTIACGSSATAMPGYPDWDMTVLGHAYDHIDYFSMHHYAANPYPTISNTERLPVDTDSYLASSLHFEEHADTLGAAIRVAKAKKRSKKNVHLCWDEWNVWYRAKGGDGEWSEAPHILEEEYNLEDALVVATWLNTFLRKADIVKIACIAQIVNVIAPIMTRKDGMFKQTIFYPLTIFSNHASGYALDALVKAPLRATKRYGDVPQLDASASFDPATGKGGVFLVNRSQTQPLTLHLCWEDEAPQSVTRAWQMHGEDPFAGNSFEQPDNVVPYEFTPPHMEGRAVTLELPPLSFTALLTQHTRG, encoded by the coding sequence GTGGACCAGAACCGTGCGACCGTCTCCCTCAATACCCAGCGCACCATCGCCGAAATCTCCCCGCTGATCTTCGGGGGCTTTGCCGAGCACATGGGCCGCTGCATCTACGAGGGCATCTACGACCCTGGCTCACCCCTGGCCGATGAGAACGGCATCCGGCAAGATGTGGTGGCTGCGCTGAGGGAGACCAATTACCGCATCATGCGTTACCCGGGCGGGAACTTCGTGTCGGGCTACCGCTGGACGGACGGCATCGGGCCGAAGGAACAGCGCCCCCGCCGCCGCGCCCTGGCCTGGCGCTCCATTGAGACCAACCAGTTCGGCCCGCACGAGTTCATGGAGTTCGCCCGGGAGATTGGCACCGAGCCTATGTGGGCGGTCAACCTGGGCACGGGCACGATTCAGGAGGCCGCCGACCTCGTCGAGTACCTGAACCTGCCCACCGGCACGCTCTACAGCGATCTGCGCGCCAAAAACGGCCACCCCGAGCCCTACGGCGTGAAGTACTGGTGCCTGGGCAACGAGATGGACGGTCCCTGGCAGATCGGCCAGATGGACGCGGCGACCTATGCCGAGAAGGCCGTGCAGGCTGCCAAGTTGATGCGCTGGATGGACCCCACGATCCAGACCATCGCCTGTGGCTCGTCCGCGACCGCCATGCCCGGCTACCCCGACTGGGACATGACGGTGCTGGGCCATGCCTACGACCACATCGACTACTTCTCGATGCACCACTACGCGGCCAACCCCTACCCGACCATCTCGAACACCGAGAGATTGCCGGTGGACACCGACTCCTACCTGGCGAGCAGCCTCCACTTTGAGGAACACGCCGACACGCTCGGCGCCGCCATTCGCGTGGCGAAGGCGAAGAAGCGTTCCAAAAAGAATGTCCACCTCTGCTGGGACGAGTGGAACGTCTGGTACCGCGCCAAGGGCGGGGACGGCGAGTGGAGCGAGGCCCCGCACATCCTGGAGGAGGAGTACAACCTGGAGGACGCCCTCGTGGTGGCGACCTGGCTGAACACCTTCCTGCGCAAGGCCGACATCGTGAAGATAGCCTGCATCGCGCAGATCGTGAACGTGATCGCGCCGATCATGACCCGCAAGGACGGGATGTTCAAGCAGACCATCTTCTACCCGCTGACGATCTTCAGCAACCACGCGAGCGGGTACGCGCTGGACGCGCTGGTCAAGGCGCCGCTGCGGGCAACCAAGCGCTACGGCGACGTCCCCCAGCTCGACGCCTCCGCCAGCTTCGATCCGGCTACCGGTAAGGGCGGGGTGTTCTTGGTAAACCGCTCGCAAACCCAGCCGCTGACCCTGCACCTCTGCTGGGAGGACGAGGCGCCGCAGAGCGTGACGCGCGCCTGGCAGATGCACGGCGAGGACCCCTTCGCGGGCAACTCCTTCGAGCAGCCGGACAACGTGGTGCCCTACGAGTTCACCCCTCCCCACATGGAGGGCCGCGCCGTCACGCTGGAATTGCCGCCCCTATCCTTCACCGCCCTGCTGACTCAGCACACGCGGGGCTGA